One Jeotgalibaca porci genomic region harbors:
- a CDS encoding IS3 family transposase: MARNGERCVKKAPKNRWESQITGVRQEVEYLTIEELKHKYPVIHLCDILGIAKSSYYKWLKREPSETELKRLKLMWAIKGIHEAFGGIYGYRRMTIFLNFFRRAKVNHKCVHRLMRIMGITAVIRRKRRNYVPHKAAHVAENILNRDFHAERPMEKLLTDVTEFRLTNGTKRYLSAIYDLGSKKIVAYKTSHRNDNPLVLDTLKQILGDVKPETTLIHSDRGSQYTSHAFNKMIKDHQIIHSMSRVSKCIDNGPMEGFWGTLKVEMFNLDTFDRPAYLDRKIKAYIAFFNNERVTLDMGLAIPTEEKILQMIA, encoded by the coding sequence ATGGCTAGAAATGGAGAACGATGCGTTAAAAAAGCGCCGAAAAATCGCTGGGAATCACAAATCACAGGGGTTAGACAAGAAGTGGAATATTTAACTATTGAAGAATTAAAGCATAAATATCCCGTTATCCATCTTTGTGACATACTGGGTATCGCCAAATCCAGCTACTATAAGTGGTTAAAACGGGAACCCTCAGAAACAGAATTAAAACGCCTGAAACTGATGTGGGCGATCAAAGGAATCCACGAGGCATTCGGTGGGATTTACGGCTACCGAAGAATGACCATCTTTCTCAACTTTTTTAGAAGAGCGAAAGTGAATCATAAGTGTGTACACCGCCTCATGAGAATCATGGGGATCACAGCCGTCATCCGTCGCAAAAGAAGGAACTACGTGCCACACAAAGCTGCACATGTGGCTGAAAACATCTTAAACCGTGATTTCCACGCTGAAAGACCCATGGAAAAGTTATTGACGGATGTCACGGAATTCCGGTTGACCAATGGGACAAAACGTTACCTGAGCGCTATTTATGACCTCGGGTCAAAGAAAATCGTGGCTTATAAAACCAGTCACCGCAATGACAACCCGTTAGTACTGGATACACTAAAGCAGATTTTGGGTGATGTAAAGCCTGAAACCACACTGATTCATAGCGACCGCGGTTCCCAGTACACCTCCCATGCCTTTAACAAGATGATTAAAGATCACCAGATAATCCATAGTATGTCACGCGTCTCGAAATGTATTGACAACGGCCCTATGGAAGGCTTTTGGGGTACCCTCAAGGTGGAGATGTTTAACCTGGATACGTTTGACAGACCAGCGTACTTAGACCGGAAAATCAAGGCATACATCGCGTTCTTCAACAATGAACGCGTTACTTTGGATATGGGATTAGCAATTCCTACGGAAGAGAAGATTCTACAAATGATTGCATAA
- a CDS encoding CDP-alcohol phosphatidyltransferase family protein, protein MIPIYLLVFYMESPNALQYALYIFIAASFTDVLDGYLARKYEVVSKFGIVADPFADKMMQVAVLYTLYDTGYLEVWFFWIILVKEVLQIVLGVWIVSLKPRIIIPANIFGKATTVLVFLTIILAAFQIPGIFWMQVVVALLAIITFSQYMLKFYQKYQARK, encoded by the coding sequence ATGATTCCTATTTATTTGCTGGTTTTCTATATGGAAAGCCCCAACGCGTTACAGTATGCGTTATATATTTTTATTGCTGCCAGTTTTACCGATGTATTGGATGGCTACTTGGCCCGCAAATATGAAGTAGTCTCGAAATTCGGGATTGTGGCTGATCCTTTCGCGGATAAAATGATGCAGGTTGCGGTTCTTTATACCCTCTATGACACGGGTTATCTGGAGGTTTGGTTTTTCTGGATTATCTTAGTGAAAGAAGTGCTGCAGATAGTGTTGGGTGTGTGGATAGTCAGTCTGAAGCCGCGTATTATTATCCCGGCAAATATTTTCGGAAAAGCAACGACTGTGTTGGTATTTCTAACCATCATTCTCGCAGCTTTCCAAATTCCTGGTATATTCTGGATGCAAGTCGTGGTTGCACTTCTCGCAATTATTACATTTTCTCAGTATATGTTGAAATTCTATCAAAAATACCAAGCGCGCAAATAA